From Methanotorris formicicus Mc-S-70:
CATTGAGAATTCTCTTAACATACTCTTCATAAACCTCAGATATAACATTTCCACAAGAAAAACACCTAACTGGAAATATCACATTCATCACCAAATATTAATTCTTTTAAAAAAAACAACTAAAAATTAAAAAGTAAATAAATAATTTATCTGTAAGATTTTTGTCTTTTTGCTCTTGGACCTTTTGTTGACCTACTTGGTTTGTGAGGCTCTGTTCTTCTTGCATCACTAACAAGGAGGGTTCTATCGTAAGCAAGGAATTTCTCTTTTATTTTTGGATCTCCTGTGAATCCAACAATTACCTTACCAATTGCGGTTCTTGCAGCATCCATCTGCCCCATAATTCCTCCGCCTTTAACAACGACATCAATATCCATTTGTTTTATAACTTCTTCCCCTGCTAAGATAATAGGTTCCATTAACTTCATTCTTTTGTATTTTGGCTCAATTAATTCAATTGGAACTTTATTTATCCTTATTCTACCTTTTCCAGGCCTTGCAGTCGCTCTCGCAATGGCAGTTTTTCTTTTACCAACAGTATGGACAATTTTCATTTAATCACCTCATTTAGAATTTTGCACCTAACCACTTACTTAACTCTTCAACTGTTATATATTTATTTGTGTTTGGCTTGTGAACCATGTTTACATCAATGTTCAATCCTTCTGGAACCCCAACATAAACCTT
This genomic window contains:
- a CDS encoding 30S ribosomal protein S9, with the translated sequence MKIVHTVGKRKTAIARATARPGKGRIRINKVPIELIEPKYKRMKLMEPIILAGEEVIKQMDIDVVVKGGGIMGQMDAARTAIGKVIVGFTGDPKIKEKFLAYDRTLLVSDARRTEPHKPSRSTKGPRAKRQKSYR